A region from the Gallus gallus isolate bGalGal1 chromosome 25, bGalGal1.mat.broiler.GRCg7b, whole genome shotgun sequence genome encodes:
- the LOC100859657 gene encoding scale keratin-like: MSCYDLCPPKTGVAVPQPIAESCNELCARQCPDSTAFIQPPPVVVTFPGPILSSFPQQAVVGSSGAPAFGGSLGLGGLYGAGATQGSGGLCTFGRPYVSPACSPCPLPRYSRKLWDTCGPC; this comes from the coding sequence ATGTCTTGCTACGACCTGTGCCCACCAAAAACCGGCGTGGCCGTGCCCCAGCCCATCGCTGAGAGCTGCAACGAGCTGTGCGCGCGCCAGTGCCCCGACTCAACGGCCTTCATCCAGCCACCGCCCGTCGTCGTCACCTTCCCCGgccccatcctcagctccttcccccagcaagCCGTGGTGGGCTCCTCCGGAGCACCCGCCTTTGGGggctccctggggctggggggcctCTACGGTGCCGGGGCCACTCAGGGCTCGGGGGGCCTCTGCACCTTTGGCAGACCCTACGtgtctcctgcctgcagcccctgccccttGCCCCGCTacagcaggaagctgtgggaCACCTGTGGGCCCTGCTAA
- the LOC100859616 gene encoding scale keratin-like: MSCYDLCPPKTSVAVPQPIAESCNELCARQCPDSTAFIQPPPVVVTFPGPILSSFPQQAVVGSSGAPAFGGSLGLGGLYGAGATQGSGGLCTFGRRYASPACSPCPLPRYSRKFWNTCGPC; encoded by the coding sequence ATGTCTTGCTACGACCTGTGCCCACCAAAAACCAGCGTGGCCGTGCCCCAGCCCATCGCCGAGAGCTGCAACGAGCTGTGCGCGCGCCAGTGCCCCGACTCAACGGCCTTCATCCAGCCACCGCCCGTCGTCGTCACCTTCCCTGgccccatcctcagctccttcccccagcaagCCGTGGTGGGCTCCTCCGGAGCACCCGCCTTTGGGggctccctggggctggggggcctCTACGGCGCCGGGGCCACTCAGGGCTCGGGGGGCCTCTGCACCTTTGGCAGACGCTATGcttctcctgcctgcagcccctgcccactGCCCCGCTACAGCAGGAAGTTCTGGAACACCTGCGGGCCCTGCTAA
- the LOC100859616 gene encoding scale keratin-like isoform X1, translating to MLTQGSLSIRECRLCPLVQQLMSCGPVWIKAGSAQSSPKHCSGLLLLGNRSLPSCRAPSHPTKMSCYDLCPPKTSVAVPQPIAESCNELCARQCPDSTAFIQPPPVVVTFPGPILSSFPQQAVVGSSGAPAFGGSLGLGGLYGAGATQGSGGLCTFGRRYASPACSPCPLPRYSRKFWNTCGPC from the exons ATGCTGACTCAGGGAAGCCTCAGCATCAGGGAGTGCCGCCTCTGCCCATTGGTCCAGCAGTTGATGAGCTGTGGGCCAGTCTGGATAAAAGCTGGGTCTGCACAGAGCTCACCCAAACACTGCTCTGGCCTCCTTCTCCTTGGGAACAGG TCTCTGCCCTCTTGCagagctccatcccatcccaccaaGATGTCTTGCTACGACCTGTGCCCACCAAAAACCAGCGTGGCCGTGCCCCAGCCCATCGCCGAGAGCTGCAACGAGCTGTGCGCGCGCCAGTGCCCCGACTCAACGGCCTTCATCCAGCCACCGCCCGTCGTCGTCACCTTCCCTGgccccatcctcagctccttcccccagcaagCCGTGGTGGGCTCCTCCGGAGCACCCGCCTTTGGGggctccctggggctggggggcctCTACGGCGCCGGGGCCACTCAGGGCTCGGGGGGCCTCTGCACCTTTGGCAGACGCTATGcttctcctgcctgcagcccctgcccactGCCCCGCTACAGCAGGAAGTTCTGGAACACCTGCGGGCCCTGCTAA
- the LOC100859586 gene encoding scale keratin-like: MSCYDLCPPKTSVAVPQPIAESCNELCARQCPDSTAFIQPPPVVVTFPGPILSSFPQQAVVGSSGAPAFGGSLGLGGLYGAGATQGSGGLCTFGRPYVSPACSPCALPRYSRKLWDTCGPC, from the coding sequence ATGTCTTGCTACGACCTGTGCCCACCAAAAACCAGCGTGGCCGTGCCCCAGCCCATCGCTGAGAGCTGCAACGAGCTGTGTGCGCGCCAGTGCCCCGACTCAACGGCCTTCATCCAGCCACCGCCCGTCGTCGTCACCTTCCCTGgccccatcctcagctccttcccccagcaagCCGTGGTGGGCTCCTCCGGAGCACCCGCCTTTGGGGGCTCCCTGGGACTGGGGGGCCTCTACGGCGCTGGGGCCACTCAGGGCTCGGGGGGCCTCTGCACCTTTGGCAGACCCTACGtgtctcctgcctgcagcccctgcgCCTTGCCCCGCTacagcaggaagctgtgggaCACCTGTGGGCCCTGCTAA
- the LOC431316 gene encoding scale keratin-like isoform X1: protein MSCYDLCPPKTSVAVPQPIAESCNELCARQCPDSTAFIQPPPVVVTFPGPILSSFPQQAVVGSSGAPAFGGSLGLGGLYGAGATQGSGGLCTFGRPYVSPACSPCPLPRYSRKLWDTCGPC, encoded by the coding sequence ATGTCTTGCTACGACCTGTGCCCACCAAAAACCAGCGTGGCCGTGCCCCAGCCCATCGCCGAGAGCTGCAACGAGCTGTGCGCGCGCCAGTGCCCCGACTCAACGGCCTTCATCCAGCCACCGCCCGTCGTCGTCACCTTCCCCGgccccatcctcagctccttcccccagcaagCCGTGGTGGGCTCCTCCGGAGCACCCGCCTTTGGGGGttccctggggctggggggcctCTATGGCGCTGGGGCCACTCAGGGCTCGGGGGGGCTCTGCACCTTTGGCAGACCCTACGtgtctcctgcctgcagcccctgccccttGCCCCGCTacagcaggaagctgtgggaCACCTGCGGGCCCTGCTAA
- the LOC431317 gene encoding scale keratin-like: MSCYDLCPPKTSMAVPQPIAESCNELCARQCPDSTAFIQPPPVVVTFPGPILSSFPQQAVVGSSGAPAFGGSLGLGGLYGAGATQGSGGLCTFGRPYVSPACSPCPLPRYSRKLWDNCGPC; encoded by the coding sequence ATGTCCTGCTACGACCTGTGCCCACCAAAAACCAGCATGGCCGTGCCCCAGCCCATTGCTGAGAGCTGCAACGAGCTGTGCGCGCGCCAGTGCCCCGACTCAACGGCCTTCATCCAGCCACCGCCCGTCGTCGTCACCTTCCCCGgccccatcctcagctccttcccccagcaagCCGTGGTGGGCTCCTCCGGAGCACCCGCCTTTGGGggctccctggggctggggggcctCTACGGCGCCGGGGCCACTCAGGGCTCGGGGGGCCTCTGCACCTTTGGCAGACCCTACGtgtctcctgcctgcagcccctgccccttGCCCCGCTacagcaggaagctgtgggaCAACTGTGGGCCCTGCTAA